From the Candidatus Cloacimonadota bacterium genome, one window contains:
- the trpB gene encoding tryptophan synthase subunit beta — protein sequence MTKIKICGIRTPEDVECVNALLPDYAGFVFSEKSRRCVKGETATRLRSLMDRRVATVGVFVDQPEEYIIGLVKNKTIGMIQLHGGEDDAFIEDMRKKTGVPVVKAFGISSRSDFERAIESPADFILLDNGAGGTGERFDGTLVDKCRRPFFFAGGLDPNNVSEIVRTFRPYAVDTSSGVETDGRKDSRKMEQFIGSVRRTDREDAHMTKKGRFGEYGGQYMPETLMNAVIELEKAYEQYKTDPAFVSELNALLCEYAGRPSRLYFAERMSDDLGGAKIYLKREDLNHTGAHKINNVLGQALLAKKMGKTRLIAETGAGQHGTATATAAALLGMECVVFMGTNDMERQALNVYKMNLLGAEVIPVESGTGTLKDAVSETMREWTSRIGDTHYCIGSVMGPHPFPTMVRDFQSVIGREIKQQILEKEGRLPDAVIACVGGGSNAIGSFYEFINDEKVRLIGCEAAGRGIDSFETAATINTGRPGIFHGMKSYFCQDGYGQIAPVYSISAGLDYPGIGPEHSWLHDVRRAEYVPVTDEEAVDAFEYLSKKEGIIPAIESAHALAYAMKMAPEMKKDDLLVVTLSGRGDKDCAAIARYRGQDVGE from the coding sequence ATGACGAAGATCAAGATATGCGGCATCCGGACGCCGGAGGACGTCGAGTGCGTCAACGCCCTGCTCCCGGATTACGCAGGGTTCGTGTTCTCCGAAAAGAGCCGCAGATGTGTGAAGGGTGAAACGGCCACCCGCCTGCGTTCTTTGATGGACCGCAGAGTTGCCACCGTGGGAGTTTTCGTCGACCAGCCTGAAGAATACATCATCGGCCTGGTGAAAAATAAGACCATCGGTATGATACAGCTCCATGGAGGCGAGGACGACGCCTTCATTGAAGACATGCGCAAAAAGACCGGCGTACCGGTGGTGAAGGCGTTCGGAATAAGCAGCAGAAGCGATTTCGAAAGAGCGATAGAATCTCCTGCGGACTTCATATTGCTGGATAACGGAGCCGGCGGCACGGGAGAGCGGTTCGACGGGACGCTCGTCGACAAGTGCCGCCGCCCGTTCTTCTTCGCAGGAGGACTGGACCCGAACAATGTGTCGGAAATCGTGAGAACGTTCCGCCCGTATGCCGTCGACACCAGTTCCGGAGTGGAAACGGACGGAAGGAAGGACAGTCGGAAGATGGAACAGTTCATCGGATCCGTGAGAAGAACAGACAGAGAAGATGCTCATATGACAAAAAAAGGAAGATTCGGAGAATACGGGGGACAATACATGCCCGAGACCCTGATGAACGCGGTGATCGAGCTAGAGAAGGCGTACGAACAATACAAGACGGACCCGGCATTCGTCTCCGAGCTGAATGCGCTCCTCTGCGAATACGCCGGAAGGCCCAGCAGGCTGTACTTCGCAGAACGGATGTCCGATGACCTCGGCGGAGCGAAGATCTATCTGAAACGCGAAGACCTGAACCACACCGGCGCACACAAGATCAACAATGTGCTGGGGCAGGCGCTTCTGGCCAAGAAGATGGGCAAGACCCGCCTGATAGCCGAGACGGGGGCCGGACAGCACGGGACGGCGACCGCGACGGCCGCCGCCCTACTGGGAATGGAATGCGTGGTGTTCATGGGAACCAACGACATGGAACGACAGGCCCTGAATGTCTACAAGATGAATCTCCTCGGAGCCGAAGTTATACCTGTGGAATCGGGTACGGGAACTCTAAAGGATGCCGTTTCCGAGACTATGCGTGAATGGACCTCCCGCATAGGGGACACCCATTACTGCATTGGGTCCGTCATGGGGCCCCATCCGTTCCCGACGATGGTGAGGGATTTCCAAAGCGTCATAGGCAGAGAGATAAAACAGCAGATCCTGGAAAAAGAGGGGAGGCTTCCCGACGCCGTCATCGCATGTGTCGGAGGCGGCTCAAATGCAATCGGCTCGTTCTATGAATTCATAAACGATGAGAAGGTCCGTCTGATAGGATGCGAAGCGGCAGGTCGCGGGATCGATTCCTTCGAGACCGCGGCAACCATCAACACCGGGCGCCCCGGCATATTCCACGGGATGAAATCCTATTTCTGTCAGGACGGATACGGGCAGATCGCCCCCGTGTATTCGATTTCGGCTGGGCTCGACTACCCTGGAATAGGGCCTGAACATTCGTGGCTGCATGATGTCCGCCGGGCAGAGTATGTTCCCGTCACGGACGAGGAGGCTGTCGACGCGTTCGAGTATCTTTCTAAGAAGGAAGGCATAATCCCCGCGATAGAATCGGCGCACGCTTTGGCATACGCGATGAAGATGGCTCCCGAAATGAAAAAGGACGACCTGCTGGTGGTCACGCTTTCCGGCCGCGGAGACAAAGATTGTGCGGCGATCGCGAGATACAGAGGACAGGACGTGGGAGAATGA